One part of the Arcanobacterium phocisimile genome encodes these proteins:
- a CDS encoding alpha/beta hydrolase has product MNILFPGLALAPELYVTGFPKACIIDPWVHPWSTASPDLLIAPSTYSRTLIGHSLGGLVALEWALMHPELVDHLLLLDPTTPSERPPSRAEHALLSAMPALTPALVPLTMPTLAPFISSSIRHKRYRGSRNIKFLLDELRNAHLRQSRVATLLKDHPLPAHIRTTILIGAGNGTEHEFLSEQHQLAQTLNATLIHLWGEGHLFPLRHPELVAPFVPPNY; this is encoded by the coding sequence ATGAATATTCTCTTCCCTGGTCTCGCACTCGCGCCTGAGCTATACGTAACTGGTTTCCCAAAAGCCTGCATCATTGATCCTTGGGTTCACCCGTGGTCAACCGCGTCCCCTGACTTGCTGATAGCACCGTCTACCTATTCGCGAACTTTAATCGGTCACTCTCTTGGTGGTCTCGTGGCACTCGAATGGGCACTGATGCACCCAGAGCTAGTTGATCATCTACTTCTGTTGGATCCAACGACGCCGAGTGAGCGTCCGCCTTCACGTGCCGAACATGCACTATTATCAGCCATGCCTGCACTAACACCAGCCCTCGTCCCGTTAACAATGCCAACACTCGCCCCATTCATCAGTAGTAGTATCCGGCATAAACGTTACCGCGGGTCGCGAAATATAAAATTCTTACTCGACGAATTGCGCAACGCACATCTTCGTCAATCGCGCGTTGCTACCCTCTTAAAAGACCATCCGCTACCTGCACATATTCGTACGACGATACTGATAGGTGCCGGCAACGGTACAGAGCACGAATTTTTATCCGAGCAACACCAACTTGCACAAACTCTCAACGCTACGTTGATACATTTGTGGGGTGAGGGGCACCTCTTCCCGCTACGCCACCCGGAACTGGTTGCGCCGTTCGTGCCTCCGAATTACTAA
- a CDS encoding DUF998 domain-containing protein, which translates to MYASFLLEIFYQFPLNPRVSYLSEYFSIDSPYRIVFATSDLLSAALTLAGLACLGDYYRYWTRWQLLIAFSYVVFSVFTVLDVSLPLKCAESLDFCAKTGLTPHMVASAFVSASLIAISIGTIALITQGKIRGGMCRALLAIVLLYLALTALIAYLDLMNMPVGYAQRAHVFFSCALLASAGLLLSPYEYSLPWSRTRA; encoded by the coding sequence ATGTACGCCTCGTTCTTGCTGGAGATTTTCTACCAATTTCCTCTAAATCCCCGCGTAAGTTATTTATCTGAATATTTCTCGATCGACAGTCCCTACCGGATCGTCTTTGCTACATCTGATTTACTCTCCGCAGCTTTAACCTTGGCTGGCTTGGCATGCCTCGGCGACTATTATCGCTATTGGACCCGCTGGCAATTACTTATCGCATTTTCCTACGTGGTGTTTTCAGTATTTACCGTTCTCGATGTCTCCCTCCCTCTGAAATGCGCTGAGTCCTTGGACTTTTGCGCAAAAACAGGTTTGACACCTCACATGGTCGCGTCCGCATTCGTGAGCGCTAGTTTAATCGCGATATCCATCGGCACCATCGCGCTGATAACTCAAGGAAAGATTCGTGGCGGTATGTGTCGCGCCTTGCTCGCTATCGTTTTGCTATATCTCGCCCTCACAGCTTTAATCGCCTACTTAGACTTAATGAATATGCCAGTAGGATACGCCCAGCGGGCTCACGTCTTTTTCTCTTGCGCGCTCTTGGCGAGTGCTGGTTTACTCCTCAGCCCTTATGAATATTCTCTTCCCTGGTCTCGCACTCGCGCCTGA